The following proteins are encoded in a genomic region of Saccharopolyspora antimicrobica:
- a CDS encoding amidohydrolase family protein yields the protein MAIDELTAAVDELPLVDHHVHGALRGPVDRAGLEGMLTESDRAIPGWMTQFDSQLGFAVRRWCAPVLGLPAHADAADYVALREELGVQEVTRRLLAASGVEHFLVETGYEGDAILSPAEMAAAAGARADEVVRLETVLEDLARSGVGAGELPARFPEVLAERTVDAVGLKSIVAYRFGFDFDPQRPSTSEVVAAAERWLRTGGRVDDPVLLRFLLWTGVDRGLPLQLHAGYGDPDIELHRCDPALLTRFIKLVEPHGTDLLLLHCYPYHRNAGYLAQVFPHVYFDVGLAVNHTGARSAAVVAESLELAPFAKILFSSDAWGPPELHHLGALLWRRGMHAALAEWVAAGEWSTSDAVRVARMIGRDNARRIYRLDQR from the coding sequence ATGGCAATCGATGAGTTGACGGCGGCCGTTGATGAGCTGCCATTGGTGGATCACCACGTGCACGGGGCGCTGCGGGGACCCGTCGACCGGGCCGGGCTGGAGGGGATGCTCACCGAGTCGGACCGGGCGATTCCCGGGTGGATGACGCAGTTCGACTCGCAGCTGGGGTTCGCGGTGCGCCGCTGGTGCGCTCCCGTGCTCGGGCTGCCAGCGCACGCCGACGCCGCCGATTACGTGGCACTGCGGGAAGAACTGGGCGTCCAGGAGGTCACGCGGCGCTTGCTGGCGGCCAGCGGCGTCGAGCACTTCCTGGTGGAAACCGGATACGAGGGCGACGCGATCCTCTCCCCCGCGGAGATGGCGGCGGCGGCCGGCGCACGTGCGGACGAGGTCGTGCGCCTGGAAACCGTGCTGGAGGACCTCGCCCGCAGCGGGGTGGGCGCGGGCGAGTTGCCTGCCCGGTTCCCGGAAGTGCTGGCGGAACGCACGGTGGACGCGGTGGGACTCAAGAGCATCGTCGCCTACCGCTTCGGCTTCGACTTCGACCCGCAACGCCCGTCGACGTCCGAAGTCGTCGCCGCGGCGGAGCGCTGGCTGCGCACCGGCGGCCGGGTGGACGACCCGGTGCTGCTGCGATTCCTGCTCTGGACCGGCGTCGACCGCGGGCTCCCGCTGCAGCTGCACGCCGGGTACGGCGATCCCGACATCGAGCTGCACCGCTGCGACCCGGCGCTGCTGACCAGGTTCATCAAGCTGGTCGAACCGCACGGCACGGACCTCCTGCTGCTGCACTGCTACCCGTACCACCGCAATGCCGGCTACCTGGCGCAGGTCTTCCCGCACGTGTACTTCGACGTCGGCCTCGCGGTGAACCACACCGGTGCGCGCTCGGCAGCGGTGGTGGCCGAATCCCTGGAGCTCGCACCGTTCGCGAAGATCCTGTTCTCCTCCGACGCATGGGGCCCACCGGAACTGCACCACCTCGGAGCCCTGCTGTGGCGACGCGGAATGCACGCCGCACTGGCCGAGTGGGTGGCCGCGGGCGAGTGGTCCACCTCGGACGCGGTTCGCGTGGCCCGGATGATCGGGCGCGACAACGCCCGCCGCATCTACCGCCTCGACCAGCGGTAA
- a CDS encoding class I SAM-dependent methyltransferase, producing MTDNQQAEAWNGWEGELWASNPERYDGMLDDFNAPLFAAAGIGGDHRVLDIGCGPGSTTRLAAERAAHAVGVDISAPMVTRARADATGIANIEFVLADAQVHPFPEAGFDVAISRGGVMFFADPVAGFANIRRALRPGGRLAFISPTTPDPDGDYARATAALAEFMTRPSPAATGMMSLAAPERIREVLDAAGFRDIAVEKVQATENLGANAADAADFICSLSPVQFNLRDVERSTVDRIRGEVAAGFRPHETPQGVQVRGTVWLTSAIR from the coding sequence GTGACCGACAACCAGCAGGCAGAGGCCTGGAACGGCTGGGAAGGCGAGCTCTGGGCGTCGAATCCGGAGCGGTACGACGGAATGCTCGACGACTTCAACGCACCGCTGTTCGCCGCCGCCGGGATCGGCGGAGACCATCGGGTTCTCGACATCGGCTGCGGCCCTGGGAGCACCACCCGGCTGGCGGCCGAGCGGGCGGCGCACGCCGTGGGCGTCGACATCTCCGCCCCGATGGTTACCCGCGCCCGCGCCGACGCCACCGGCATCGCGAACATCGAGTTCGTGCTGGCCGACGCGCAGGTCCACCCGTTCCCGGAGGCCGGTTTCGACGTGGCCATCAGCCGCGGCGGGGTGATGTTCTTCGCCGACCCGGTCGCCGGCTTCGCCAACATCCGCCGAGCTCTGCGCCCCGGCGGCCGACTGGCGTTCATCAGCCCGACCACACCCGATCCGGATGGCGACTACGCCCGCGCGACCGCCGCACTGGCCGAGTTCATGACCCGGCCGTCACCGGCGGCGACCGGCATGATGTCGCTGGCCGCCCCGGAACGCATCCGCGAAGTGCTCGATGCCGCCGGTTTCCGGGACATCGCCGTGGAAAAGGTGCAGGCCACCGAGAACCTGGGCGCGAACGCGGCCGACGCGGCGGACTTCATCTGCTCGCTGTCACCCGTCCAGTTCAACCTGCGCGACGTCGAAAGATCCACTGTGGACCGCATCCGCGGCGAGGTGGCCGCCGGATTCCGGCCGCACGAAACACCGCAGGGCGTGCAGGTGCGCGGAACCGTCTGGCTGACGAGCGCGATCCGATGA
- a CDS encoding CocE/NonD family hydrolase: MTAASGQGGWSARGEEHPGVATETDVAIPMSDGIVLRGDVQRPADADGNPVEGRFPVLVTITAYNKTVLNGPGAGVMGDSGYFVKRGYVQVTVDARGTGSSGGSWAAFSERENTDAGEVVEWAASSERPWSSGSVGMHGPSYMGISQLFAAANRPAGLKAIFPQVPAADTYRDVVASGGALDVGFIPLWLGLVTGTGLIPPAYGPAEPDNALQMYLSRVQGATGFTAPLLLSATLGLDSAFDGPFYAERSPINVVDRIDVPTFLVGGEYDLFQRGTPMLFDRLRERGVPTKMIFGPWDHLQASTGEGVEDAGHGSLQELQLRWFDHHVRGVPDPALDSDIPPLTWHEIGSGEWHRAQDWLDEQRATTFQLSGTSFPGAPGELVAEDAEPGRSIVAPVPVSGLCTRSANQWTAGLPNAAGLGKLCEDNRWNDLSGTVFETEPVAEPLRMRGPINAHLNVSTPTGNGMLSVSVSSVSPTGEVDRLTGGWQVLSHRALDESRSRYLDGQLIQPYHPFTKDAQNLLRPGEIAPIDVEVFPTGAVIPPGHKLRIAVQAYDVPHLLPTVRDLPAALSPLTIHTSPEHPSLLTLPTLPARCCD; the protein is encoded by the coding sequence GTGACCGCGGCTTCCGGGCAGGGCGGGTGGAGCGCTCGCGGCGAGGAGCACCCCGGGGTCGCCACCGAGACCGACGTTGCCATTCCGATGTCCGACGGGATCGTGCTGCGCGGGGACGTCCAACGGCCGGCCGATGCCGACGGGAATCCGGTCGAGGGCCGGTTTCCCGTGCTCGTGACCATCACCGCTTACAACAAGACCGTGTTGAACGGGCCCGGAGCCGGTGTGATGGGCGATTCCGGTTACTTCGTCAAGCGCGGGTACGTGCAGGTCACCGTCGATGCGCGCGGTACCGGCAGTTCCGGTGGTTCGTGGGCGGCGTTCAGCGAGCGGGAGAACACCGACGCCGGGGAGGTCGTCGAGTGGGCCGCCTCCTCGGAACGGCCGTGGAGCAGCGGTTCGGTCGGGATGCACGGGCCTTCGTACATGGGCATCAGCCAGCTGTTCGCCGCCGCCAACCGGCCCGCCGGGCTCAAGGCCATCTTCCCGCAGGTCCCGGCCGCCGACACCTATCGCGATGTGGTCGCCTCCGGTGGGGCGCTCGACGTCGGGTTCATCCCGCTGTGGCTGGGGCTGGTCACCGGGACCGGGCTGATCCCGCCCGCCTACGGACCTGCCGAGCCGGACAACGCGCTGCAGATGTACCTCTCGCGGGTGCAGGGCGCCACCGGGTTCACCGCGCCGCTGCTGCTTTCGGCGACGCTGGGGCTGGATTCGGCCTTCGACGGCCCCTTCTACGCCGAGCGCTCGCCGATCAACGTCGTCGACCGGATCGACGTGCCGACCTTCCTCGTCGGCGGCGAGTACGACCTGTTCCAGCGCGGCACTCCGATGCTGTTCGACCGGCTCCGCGAACGCGGCGTGCCCACCAAGATGATCTTCGGCCCGTGGGACCACCTGCAGGCCAGCACCGGTGAGGGCGTCGAGGACGCCGGGCACGGTTCGCTGCAGGAGCTCCAGCTGCGCTGGTTCGACCACCACGTGCGCGGTGTGCCCGACCCGGCGCTGGATTCGGACATCCCTCCGCTGACCTGGCACGAGATCGGCTCCGGCGAGTGGCACCGCGCGCAGGACTGGCTCGACGAGCAGCGCGCGACCACCTTCCAGCTCTCCGGCACTTCGTTCCCCGGCGCTCCGGGCGAACTCGTCGCCGAGGATGCCGAGCCGGGACGCAGCATCGTCGCTCCGGTCCCGGTCTCCGGGCTGTGCACGCGTTCGGCCAACCAGTGGACCGCGGGACTGCCGAACGCGGCCGGGCTCGGGAAGCTGTGCGAGGACAACCGCTGGAACGACCTGTCCGGCACGGTTTTCGAGACCGAACCCGTGGCGGAGCCGCTCCGGATGCGCGGCCCCATCAACGCACACCTGAACGTCTCGACGCCGACCGGCAACGGGATGCTGTCGGTGTCGGTGTCGTCGGTGTCCCCGACGGGCGAGGTCGACCGCCTCACCGGCGGCTGGCAGGTCCTGTCGCACCGGGCGCTGGACGAATCCCGCTCCCGCTACCTCGACGGCCAGCTGATCCAGCCGTACCACCCGTTCACCAAGGATGCCCAGAACCTGCTGCGGCCAGGCGAGATCGCGCCGATCGACGTCGAGGTCTTCCCCACCGGCGCGGTGATCCCGCCCGGCCACAAGCTGCGCATCGCCGTCCAGGCCTACGACGTCCCGCACCTGCTCCCCACGGTGCGTGACCTGCCTGCCGCCCTGTCCCCGCTGACCATCCACACCTCACCGGAGCACCCGTCACTGCTCACCCTGCCGACGCTGCCCGCGAGGTGCTGCGACTGA
- a CDS encoding AbgT family transporter, with product MDTARTRQTRLDRVFAGIERVGGKLPEPFFLFVYLLAALAVISTAVAAFGVTVDVPGKAEPVPVRAVLSSEGLVWFLTNFVDNFIGFPPLGTVLAMMLVVGFAERTGFLSAAVTLVFGRAPRWLLPYAVAFVACQAHVMSDPSLIVIPPLAALMFKAAGRHPVAGLIGAFACGATGYGGGILVGSLDGLLVGITEKAVQIAPLGVEVHTHIAMNYFFAATAGLLLPLVGGFLIDRVLEPRLGPWTDPEGEQTADLTARQRKGVRRAFAVLIAYAVVAFGSWLVPGSFLRGEAGELVPSPFLDSIVPLIIVAFLLAGLAYGLTAGTVATRADVPRMMTETVKDMAGYIVFIFVAAQFIALFTWSNLGTLIAIGAADGLRAAHLTGFPAIIVMVLLATVANLFITSGSALWSLLAPVMIPAFTILGYDPAFIQAAYRIGDSTTQAVSPLNAYVYILLSVNRKYQPETQLGTLLARLSVFVLPFFAMWLLILAVFYFFDLPVGPGSGIRL from the coding sequence ATGGACACAGCGCGTACCCGGCAGACCCGGTTGGACCGGGTCTTCGCCGGCATCGAGCGGGTCGGCGGCAAGCTGCCCGAACCGTTCTTCCTGTTCGTCTACCTGCTCGCCGCGCTGGCGGTGATCTCCACCGCGGTGGCCGCCTTCGGCGTCACCGTCGACGTTCCCGGCAAGGCCGAACCGGTCCCGGTGCGCGCGGTGCTGAGTTCCGAGGGCCTGGTCTGGTTCCTGACCAACTTCGTGGACAACTTCATCGGCTTCCCGCCGCTGGGCACCGTGCTGGCGATGATGCTGGTGGTCGGCTTCGCCGAGCGGACCGGCTTCCTGTCGGCCGCGGTCACGCTGGTCTTCGGCCGTGCTCCGCGCTGGCTGCTGCCCTACGCGGTGGCGTTCGTGGCGTGCCAGGCGCACGTCATGTCGGATCCGTCGCTCATCGTGATCCCGCCGCTGGCCGCGCTGATGTTCAAGGCAGCGGGCCGCCACCCGGTCGCCGGCCTCATCGGCGCTTTCGCCTGCGGCGCAACGGGTTACGGCGGCGGGATCCTGGTCGGATCGCTGGACGGGCTGCTGGTGGGCATCACCGAGAAGGCGGTGCAGATCGCCCCGCTCGGCGTCGAGGTGCACACCCACATCGCGATGAACTACTTCTTCGCGGCCACCGCAGGCCTCCTGCTGCCGCTGGTCGGCGGGTTCCTGATCGACCGGGTCCTGGAGCCGCGGCTGGGCCCGTGGACCGACCCCGAGGGCGAGCAGACCGCGGATCTCACCGCGCGGCAGCGCAAGGGGGTGCGGCGGGCGTTCGCGGTGTTGATCGCCTACGCGGTGGTGGCCTTCGGCAGCTGGCTGGTGCCGGGCAGCTTCCTGCGCGGCGAGGCCGGTGAGCTGGTGCCCTCACCGTTCCTGGACAGCATCGTGCCGCTGATCATCGTCGCGTTCCTGCTGGCCGGGCTCGCCTACGGCCTGACCGCGGGCACCGTCGCCACGCGCGCCGACGTGCCGCGGATGATGACCGAGACCGTCAAGGACATGGCGGGCTACATCGTGTTCATCTTCGTCGCCGCCCAGTTCATCGCCCTGTTCACCTGGTCGAACCTGGGCACGCTGATCGCGATCGGCGCGGCCGACGGCCTGCGCGCCGCGCACCTGACCGGGTTCCCGGCGATCATCGTGATGGTGCTGCTGGCCACGGTGGCGAACCTGTTCATCACCTCCGGCTCGGCGCTGTGGTCGCTGCTGGCCCCGGTGATGATCCCGGCCTTCACCATCCTCGGCTACGACCCGGCGTTCATCCAGGCCGCCTACCGCATCGGCGACTCGACCACGCAGGCGGTCAGCCCGCTCAACGCCTACGTCTACATCCTGCTCAGCGTGAACCGGAAGTACCAGCCCGAGACGCAGCTGGGCACGCTGCTGGCGCGGCTGAGCGTGTTCGTGCTGCCGTTCTTCGCGATGTGGCTGCTGATCCTGGCGGTGTTCTACTTCTTCGACCTGCCCGTCGGGCCGGGTTCGGGCATCCGGCTGTAA
- a CDS encoding Lrp/AsnC family transcriptional regulator, producing MQDSSSLDELDLSLVNAVQIAPRGSWQLIGSVLGVDPSTVARRWQRITEQGLVWVTAYARLTAPTAFVLGCVEIDCRPSERDRLAVLLARLPQVVSVHHVGSGRDLLVLVNARGLPALSRFVLDELSHHPGVRRTSVHTATTVFGEGVQWRLNALSPAQRAQLAAHAPPRAKQGVLTEEDRDLMVALSTDGRRTVAELAELTGASVSTARRRLAKLVDRGLVSIRCEVAQSLTGWPVSAIFWANAPADELSEIGRALADLAEIRFCAAVTGEHNLIMIVWLRSPEDCQRLEERLAARLPSLSLAERAITLRQLKRQTRVLDDLGRSTEVVPTDPWADLRLPAPDGAGSG from the coding sequence ATGCAAGATTCGTCCAGCCTCGACGAGCTCGACCTGTCGCTCGTCAACGCGGTGCAGATCGCCCCGCGCGGTTCCTGGCAGCTCATCGGATCGGTGCTGGGAGTGGATCCGAGCACGGTCGCCCGCCGCTGGCAGCGCATCACCGAACAGGGCCTGGTGTGGGTGACCGCCTACGCGCGGCTCACCGCCCCGACGGCGTTCGTGCTGGGCTGCGTGGAGATCGACTGCCGGCCGAGCGAGCGGGACCGGCTCGCGGTGCTGCTGGCCCGGTTGCCGCAGGTCGTCTCGGTGCACCACGTCGGCAGCGGGCGCGACCTGCTGGTGCTCGTCAACGCGCGGGGTTTGCCCGCGCTGTCGCGGTTCGTGCTCGACGAGCTCAGTCACCACCCCGGAGTGCGGCGGACGAGCGTGCACACCGCGACCACGGTCTTCGGCGAGGGCGTGCAGTGGCGGCTCAACGCGCTGTCACCCGCGCAGCGCGCGCAGTTGGCCGCACATGCGCCTCCGCGCGCGAAGCAGGGCGTGCTGACCGAGGAGGACCGGGACCTGATGGTCGCGCTGAGCACCGACGGGCGGCGGACGGTGGCCGAGCTGGCCGAGCTGACCGGAGCGAGCGTGTCGACCGCGCGGCGGCGGTTGGCCAAGCTGGTGGACCGGGGACTGGTGTCCATCCGCTGCGAGGTCGCGCAGAGCCTCACCGGGTGGCCGGTCTCGGCGATCTTCTGGGCCAACGCGCCCGCCGATGAGCTCTCGGAGATCGGCCGGGCGCTGGCCGATCTCGCGGAGATCCGGTTCTGCGCGGCGGTCACCGGCGAGCACAACCTGATCATGATCGTCTGGCTGCGCTCGCCGGAGGACTGCCAACGCCTGGAGGAACGCCTGGCCGCCCGCCTGCCGTCGCTGTCCCTGGCGGAACGCGCGATCACCCTCCGTCAGCTGAAGCGCCAGACCCGGGTTCTGGACGACCTCGGGCGCAGCACGGAGGTCGTGCCCACCGATCCGTGGGCGGATCTCCGCCTGCCCGCACCGGACGGCGCCGGGTCCGGCTGA
- a CDS encoding TetR/AcrR family transcriptional regulator, with translation MSPVNKRAEKARQTRARMLRAAGELFVERGYGATPLQDIADRAGVAVQTIYFTFRNKRNLLKEVVDTAIAGDDEPVATMDRPWFRDALEAETAEAHLRAHVAGTRQVLQRVAEIVEVLRVAAATDPEVVDLWPKGENPRYTIQAATAKSLVAKPGARPGLSATEAADILFALLSPELYLLLVRDREWTPERWERWARETLHSQLIL, from the coding sequence ATGAGTCCGGTCAACAAGCGGGCCGAGAAGGCCAGGCAGACACGTGCGCGGATGCTGCGCGCGGCGGGGGAGCTGTTCGTGGAGCGCGGCTACGGCGCGACGCCGCTGCAGGACATCGCCGACCGGGCCGGAGTGGCGGTGCAGACCATCTACTTCACCTTCCGCAACAAGCGGAACCTGCTGAAGGAGGTCGTGGACACCGCGATCGCGGGCGACGACGAGCCGGTCGCGACGATGGACCGCCCGTGGTTCCGCGACGCGCTGGAGGCCGAGACCGCGGAGGCCCATCTCCGCGCCCACGTCGCGGGCACTCGCCAGGTCCTGCAGCGAGTGGCGGAGATCGTCGAGGTGCTGCGCGTGGCAGCGGCAACGGACCCGGAAGTGGTGGATCTGTGGCCGAAGGGCGAGAACCCGCGCTACACGATCCAGGCGGCGACGGCGAAGTCCTTGGTCGCCAAACCGGGAGCACGGCCCGGCCTGTCCGCGACCGAAGCAGCCGACATCCTGTTCGCCCTGCTCAGCCCGGAGCTCTACCTGCTGCTGGTGCGGGATCGGGAGTGGACTCCCGAACGCTGGGAGCGGTGGGCCCGCGAAACCCTGCACTCCCAGCTCATCCTTTGA
- a CDS encoding class I SAM-dependent methyltransferase, with protein sequence MTVNAPQAAAWNGAEGTHWAEHQDRYDAVNSGFNDPLLNAADITERDRVLDIGCGNGQTTRLAAARAAQAVGLDLSAPMLRRARRAASREGIGNVSFELGDAQVHPFTEHGFDVAMSRFGVMFFADPVAAFANVRRALRPGGRLVFVCLRERSDGDLGAVLDAMAEHLRAPEPAVPHSPGPTSLADPDRIREVLSGAGFAEVTVKPVDAPQFWGTDPADAADFLFEWAPVRAMLRSAEDPAARAALTEAMHGYHGSSGVQLRGAAWLVTATR encoded by the coding sequence ATGACCGTGAACGCACCGCAAGCGGCCGCCTGGAACGGCGCGGAGGGCACCCACTGGGCCGAGCACCAGGACCGCTACGACGCCGTGAACAGCGGATTCAACGATCCGCTGCTCAACGCCGCGGACATCACCGAGCGGGACCGCGTGCTCGACATCGGCTGCGGCAACGGGCAGACGACCCGGCTGGCCGCCGCACGCGCGGCACAGGCCGTCGGGCTGGACTTGTCGGCTCCGATGCTGCGCCGGGCTCGGCGAGCAGCATCGCGGGAAGGCATCGGCAACGTGTCCTTCGAACTGGGCGATGCCCAGGTGCACCCGTTCACCGAGCACGGTTTCGACGTGGCGATGAGCAGGTTCGGCGTGATGTTCTTCGCCGACCCGGTCGCCGCGTTCGCCAACGTCCGCCGCGCGCTGCGGCCCGGCGGCCGGCTGGTGTTCGTGTGCCTGCGCGAGCGGAGCGACGGCGACCTGGGCGCGGTGCTGGACGCGATGGCCGAGCACCTGCGCGCACCCGAGCCCGCCGTCCCGCACTCCCCCGGCCCGACCTCGCTGGCAGACCCGGACCGCATCCGCGAAGTGCTCAGCGGTGCCGGGTTCGCCGAGGTGACCGTGAAACCCGTCGACGCCCCGCAGTTCTGGGGCACCGATCCGGCGGACGCGGCCGACTTCCTCTTCGAGTGGGCGCCGGTGCGAGCGATGCTCCGCAGTGCGGAAGATCCGGCCGCCCGCGCGGCGCTCACCGAGGCCATGCACGGGTACCACGGCTCCAGTGGAGTTCAGCTGCGCGGCGCAGCATGGCTGGTCACTGCCACGCGCTGA
- a CDS encoding ABC transporter substrate-binding protein has translation MANYVDRSWWRKHRLKVLAVVCVVALVAGVTAYVQWQSERAKSQAELAKWHAEHCAEGIARVEGGECIGMTDGSFSFDPELAGVLGKIKAENDRVLAESNGNYVSIAYLAPMTLTGLDTITRESTRNALQGAYVSQLRANRTADWDGGTPMVRLFPANPGSRFGQWRPVVAQIEQARNGPDRVVAVTGLGQSHEGTKQAIDRLAALGIPMVGATITADVFTEQEKAGEFSGLLRVAPSNTEQVQAVVRRLAGSRRAMLVQDENQSDLLASNLAAAFNEVYPASTGGELLRAETYNSKLDDATGTGLGSNANAFAPMVRNICVAQPDVLFFSGRYRDLKGLLEALGKRWCPQLEIRVLTLDSVVDIAGVEEIRGALSPKTTLEYTHLSSPAAWRANPQAFDPNVVGYFRETYSREFPDNSAGDGMAATSFDAVGVAVTAIRRAGGTSRDVSLVTPESVTSQFHRMHGVEEVAGASGWLSFDCVGHPEDKAVSVFTLTPGKVPPTSEILPEVVSASGDIRTPDSGFDAFRPTQRCR, from the coding sequence GTGGCGAACTACGTGGATCGGTCGTGGTGGCGGAAGCACCGGCTGAAGGTGCTCGCCGTGGTGTGCGTGGTGGCGCTGGTGGCCGGGGTGACCGCGTACGTGCAGTGGCAGTCGGAGCGCGCGAAGTCGCAGGCGGAGCTGGCGAAGTGGCACGCGGAGCACTGCGCGGAGGGCATTGCCCGCGTTGAGGGCGGGGAGTGCATCGGCATGACCGACGGTTCCTTCTCGTTCGATCCGGAGCTGGCCGGTGTGCTGGGCAAGATCAAGGCGGAGAACGACCGGGTGCTGGCCGAGTCCAACGGCAACTACGTGAGCATCGCCTACCTGGCTCCGATGACGTTGACCGGCCTGGACACCATCACAAGGGAGTCCACCCGCAACGCACTGCAGGGTGCCTACGTCTCGCAGCTGCGCGCCAACCGGACCGCCGATTGGGACGGCGGCACTCCGATGGTCCGGCTGTTTCCGGCGAACCCGGGCAGCCGGTTCGGCCAGTGGCGGCCGGTGGTGGCGCAGATCGAGCAGGCGCGGAACGGTCCGGACCGGGTGGTCGCGGTGACCGGGCTGGGGCAGAGCCACGAGGGCACCAAGCAGGCGATCGACCGGCTGGCGGCGCTTGGCATCCCGATGGTCGGCGCCACGATCACCGCCGACGTCTTCACCGAGCAGGAGAAGGCCGGTGAGTTCAGCGGACTGCTGCGGGTCGCGCCGTCGAACACCGAGCAAGTGCAGGCGGTGGTGCGGCGGTTGGCGGGCAGCCGGCGGGCGATGCTGGTGCAGGACGAGAACCAGTCCGACCTGCTGGCCAGCAACCTCGCGGCGGCCTTCAACGAGGTCTACCCGGCCAGCACCGGTGGTGAGCTGCTCCGGGCGGAGACCTACAACTCCAAGCTGGACGATGCCACCGGCACCGGGCTGGGCAGCAACGCGAACGCGTTCGCCCCGATGGTCCGCAACATCTGCGTCGCCCAGCCGGACGTGCTGTTCTTCTCCGGGCGCTACCGGGACCTGAAGGGACTGCTGGAGGCGTTGGGCAAGCGGTGGTGCCCGCAACTGGAGATCCGGGTGCTGACCCTGGACAGCGTGGTGGACATCGCGGGCGTCGAGGAGATCCGCGGTGCGCTCTCCCCGAAGACCACGCTGGAGTACACCCACCTGTCCAGCCCGGCGGCGTGGCGGGCGAATCCGCAGGCCTTCGACCCGAACGTGGTCGGCTACTTCCGGGAGACCTACTCCCGCGAGTTCCCGGACAACTCCGCGGGCGACGGGATGGCCGCCACCTCGTTCGACGCGGTCGGGGTGGCGGTCACCGCGATCCGGAGGGCAGGGGGCACCAGCCGCGACGTCTCGCTGGTCACGCCGGAATCGGTCACCTCGCAGTTCCACCGGATGCACGGCGTCGAGGAAGTCGCGGGAGCCAGCGGCTGGCTGTCCTTCGACTGCGTCGGGCACCCGGAGGACAAGGCGGTCTCGGTGTTCACCCTCACGCCCGGGAAGGTGCCTCCGACCTCGGAGATCCTGCCCGAAGTCGTCTCCGCCAGCGGCGATATCCGCACCCCGGATTCCGGTTTCGACGCCTTCCGCCCCACCCAGCGCTGCCGGTGA
- a CDS encoding amidohydrolase — protein sequence MMHFDELVALRRDFHRYAEPAFLEIRTSSIVVSRLRELGLEPLTGQEAMRAETVVDYPTAEQRELFGERAVRTGADAENVARAIEFGTAVIAEVRGNRPGPTWGLRFDMDALPLAESDSPEHAPAADGFRCDYGAMHACAHDGHTAIGLGLASRLVADNDFAGTARFLFQPAEEGGRGAASMLAAGAVEGVDRFVAVHLGLDEPAGQVSGGIQGLLATTKMRATFTGTAAHAAGAPEQGSNALVTAASALLNVMALPRYSTADTRINVGTLHGGDNVNIVPSWAQMTLEARSTDSDVSASLTERIKATLRGSGEMHGVAVDVVETGGSATMDCDAELVDAIDEIAAGLPGATTTEGFKQMGGSDDASLFAREVQRNGGIATYMTVGGGNTAPHHNPLFDIDERSIQVALDTLERLIRR from the coding sequence ATGATGCACTTCGACGAGCTCGTGGCGTTGCGGCGCGACTTCCACCGGTACGCCGAACCGGCGTTCCTGGAGATCCGCACCTCCAGCATCGTCGTGTCGCGCCTGCGCGAACTGGGTCTGGAGCCGCTGACCGGGCAGGAGGCGATGCGCGCGGAGACCGTCGTCGACTACCCCACCGCCGAGCAGCGCGAGCTCTTCGGCGAGCGCGCGGTGCGCACCGGCGCGGACGCCGAGAACGTCGCGCGCGCGATCGAGTTCGGCACCGCCGTGATCGCCGAGGTCCGCGGCAACCGCCCCGGCCCCACCTGGGGCCTTCGCTTCGACATGGACGCGCTGCCGCTGGCCGAGTCGGACAGTCCGGAGCACGCTCCTGCTGCCGACGGCTTCCGCTGCGACTACGGAGCGATGCACGCCTGCGCGCACGACGGGCACACCGCGATCGGCCTCGGCCTGGCCAGCCGGCTGGTCGCCGACAACGACTTCGCGGGAACCGCGCGGTTCCTCTTCCAACCGGCTGAAGAAGGCGGGCGCGGCGCGGCGTCGATGCTCGCCGCCGGCGCGGTCGAAGGGGTGGACCGGTTCGTCGCCGTGCACCTCGGCCTGGACGAACCGGCGGGCCAGGTCAGCGGCGGCATCCAGGGCCTGCTGGCCACCACCAAGATGCGCGCCACCTTCACCGGCACCGCCGCACACGCCGCCGGAGCCCCGGAGCAGGGCTCGAACGCGCTGGTCACAGCAGCGAGCGCACTGCTCAACGTGATGGCGCTACCGCGCTACTCCACAGCGGACACCCGCATCAACGTGGGCACGCTGCACGGCGGCGACAACGTCAACATCGTGCCGTCCTGGGCGCAGATGACCCTGGAGGCCCGCTCCACGGACTCCGATGTCAGCGCATCCCTCACCGAGCGCATCAAGGCCACTCTGCGCGGCTCCGGCGAAATGCACGGAGTCGCCGTCGACGTCGTGGAGACCGGCGGTTCGGCCACGATGGACTGCGACGCGGAGCTCGTCGACGCGATCGACGAGATCGCCGCCGGACTCCCCGGAGCCACCACCACCGAAGGCTTCAAGCAGATGGGCGGCAGCGACGACGCGAGCCTGTTCGCCCGCGAAGTCCAGCGCAACGGCGGCATCGCCACGTACATGACGGTCGGCGGCGGCAACACCGCGCCCCACCACAACCCCCTCTTCGACATCGACGAGCGCTCCATCCAGGTCGCTCTCGACACCCTCGAACGCCTCATCCGCCGCTGA